The Actinotalea sp. JY-7876 sequence ATCCTGTTCGGCCGCGGCTGACGCCCGCGCCCGTGCACGGATGTGCACACCTGGTGCACGCGTATCCCTTGACCGCCCCGGGGCGGCGTTCGATGCTGGCCTGACGGGGGCAACGGCGTCCCCGCACAGCTCCGGGGGCGCGCGACGACGGCGCCGCGCGTCGCCGGGCCGACGACCGGAGACGCGGGATGAAGAAGCTGATCAACGACCCGGCGCGCGTGGTGGAGGAGTCGGTCGAGGGCTTCGGCCTCGCGCACGCGGACCTCGTGCGAGTCCACACCGACCCGCTCTTCGTGGTCCGCGCCGGTGCGCCGGTGCACGGCAAGGTCGGCCTCGTCAGCGGCGGGGGCAGCGGCCACGAGCCGCTGCACGCCGGCTTCGTCGGCGTCGGGATGCTCGACGCGGCCGTGCCCGGCGCGATGTTCACCTCGCCGACGCCGGACGCCATCGCGCCGGCGACGACCGCCGTCGACGGCGGCGCCGGGGTGCTGCACATCGTCAAGAACTACACAGGTGACGTGCTCAACTTCGAGACGGCCGCCGAGCTGGCCGAGGCCGAGGGCGTCGAGGTCCGGACGGTCGTCGTCGACGACGACGTCGCGGTCGAGGACTCCACGTACACGGCGGGTCGCCGCGGCGTCGCCGGGACGCTCGCCGTGGAGAAGATCGCCGGCGCGGCCGCCGAGCGGGGCGACGACCTCGCGGGCGTCGCGACCGTCGCCGAGCGCGTCGTCGCGTCCGTCCGCTCGATGGGCGTCGCGCTGGCGGCCGGGACGGTCCCGCACGCCGGCACCCCGAGCTTCGAGCTCACGGACCAGGAGATCGAGATCGGGATCGGCATCCACGGCGAGCCGGGTCGGCGCCGCATCCCGATGGCGAGCGCCGACGAGATCACCGAGCTGCTCACGACGCCGGTCATGGACGACCTCGCGGTCGCGCGCGGCGACCGGGTGCTGCTGCTGGTCAACGGCATGGGCGGGACGCCGCTGTCCGAGCTCTACGTCGTCTACCGCGCCGCCCGGCGCCTGCTCGAGGCGCGCGGCGCGGAGGTGACGCGCTCGCTCGTCGGCAGCTACGTCACGTCGCTCGAGATGCAGGGCGCGTCGGTGACCGTGCTGCGCCTGGACGACGAGCTCACGGAGCTGTGGGACGCGCCGGTGATGACGCCGGCCCTGCGCTGGTGAGGCCGGCCCAGGGTGCGCGCGGGTCGTGACTCGATCGTGACCTGGCGTGCCGTGCGGCCGCCGGTCGCGTGGCAGGCTGGCGGGTGAGGGGGCCGAAGGCGAACGAGCGGGCGGTACGACACGACCGCGGGCAGGAGGCGACATGGGTCTGGACGCGGCGTGGGCGCAGGAGTGGGTGCGACGGACGGCGGACACCGTCGCCGAGCACCGCGCCGAGCTGAGCGAGCTCGACCGGCAGATCGGCGACGGCGACCACGGCGAGAACCTGAGCCGCGGGTTCACCGCGGTGGTCAAGCGCCTGGACGAGCTCCCCGAGCCGCCCGCCCAGGTGGGTGACGTGCTCAAGCTC is a genomic window containing:
- the dhaK gene encoding dihydroxyacetone kinase subunit DhaK: MKKLINDPARVVEESVEGFGLAHADLVRVHTDPLFVVRAGAPVHGKVGLVSGGGSGHEPLHAGFVGVGMLDAAVPGAMFTSPTPDAIAPATTAVDGGAGVLHIVKNYTGDVLNFETAAELAEAEGVEVRTVVVDDDVAVEDSTYTAGRRGVAGTLAVEKIAGAAAERGDDLAGVATVAERVVASVRSMGVALAAGTVPHAGTPSFELTDQEIEIGIGIHGEPGRRRIPMASADEITELLTTPVMDDLAVARGDRVLLLVNGMGGTPLSELYVVYRAARRLLEARGAEVTRSLVGSYVTSLEMQGASVTVLRLDDELTELWDAPVMTPALRW